The Candidatus Glassbacteria bacterium genome has a segment encoding these proteins:
- a CDS encoding cyclic nucleotide-binding domain-containing protein codes for MGAQLEKTFCRGEVIIKEGQPGSTFFVILTGMVEVLKRKDGRDVVIGVLGPSEFFGEMSLIDNDSGKRSATVRALEDSRVAIMSKEDFDKYLGKLTPGVRKLLSRLSERLNRTSSLVDEGAFHREKVEEDETLDFTMTLDELENSRKHAVDVNFMTKTVRKGQVVIRQGQKGQCGFIVKKGRLEVIRSAGGEEVVLGELSEGDIVGESAMFDDLTRSATVKAMSDGEVMVFGKRDMLNMARQSPLELFMIIDSLSGKIERTNEDYCDTLVELETIKKDKAKHADELKAIEEKLLKIEQENSRLTGELKKLQASRKVQPSAGSQKQI; via the coding sequence ATGGGTGCCCAGTTAGAGAAAACTTTCTGCCGGGGTGAGGTGATTATCAAGGAGGGGCAGCCCGGCAGCACCTTTTTCGTGATCCTGACCGGCATGGTGGAAGTTCTCAAGCGCAAGGACGGCCGGGACGTGGTGATCGGAGTTCTGGGTCCCAGCGAATTTTTCGGTGAGATGAGCCTGATCGACAATGATTCCGGCAAGCGCAGCGCCACGGTGCGCGCTCTCGAGGATTCCCGGGTGGCGATCATGAGCAAAGAGGATTTCGACAAGTACCTGGGCAAGCTGACTCCGGGAGTGCGCAAGCTGTTGAGCCGCTTGAGCGAACGACTGAACAGGACCAGTTCGCTGGTGGACGAGGGGGCGTTCCACAGGGAAAAAGTGGAGGAGGATGAAACGCTGGATTTCACGATGACTCTGGATGAGCTGGAGAATTCTCGCAAGCACGCGGTGGACGTTAATTTCATGACGAAAACGGTTCGCAAGGGCCAGGTGGTTATCAGGCAGGGCCAGAAAGGCCAGTGCGGCTTTATTGTCAAGAAAGGCCGCCTGGAAGTTATTCGCAGCGCCGGTGGTGAAGAAGTGGTGCTCGGCGAGCTGTCTGAGGGCGATATCGTGGGCGAAAGCGCCATGTTCGACGACCTCACCCGCAGCGCCACGGTCAAGGCCATGAGCGACGGGGAAGTAATGGTGTTCGGCAAGCGCGACATGCTCAACATGGCCCGTCAGAGCCCGCTGGAGCTGTTTATGATAATCGATTCGCTCTCCGGCAAGATCGAGCGCACCAACGAGGACTATTGCGATACCCTGGTCGAACTCGAAACAATCAAGAAGGACAAAGCCAAGCATGCCGATGAGTTGAAGGCAATCGAAGAGAAGCTTCTCAAAATCGAACAGGAAAACAGCCGGCTCACCGGTGAACTGAAAAAACTGCAGGCAAGCCGTAAAGTGCAGCCGTCAGCCGGCTCGCAGAAACAGATCTGA
- a CDS encoding YihY/virulence factor BrkB family protein, whose product MYSIWDYAHSLWHKMVRDDVLFLASGIAFNLLICLIPLILIIFAMAGYTFSSSSELWDNAVIYLQSLLPVSSEWIINNTQRLINDRQWIGILGLGGMALTATRLFASLRTVLDRVFEARHTRGIIHGKLFDFMILVLIATLLVVANFTFALLPIVLRENILFNNQLFSLLPLLKSKTAAIVFTFLLNAAFIFLSYRFFPSRSVRTDTCAIATSIAVTVFEVSKYLYGYFILMYGEFNRIYGTLAAIVALIVWFYISSMVYVIAAEIGFIHEQGRMRSLKR is encoded by the coding sequence ATGTATTCCATCTGGGATTACGCTCACAGCCTGTGGCATAAAATGGTCCGGGATGATGTTCTGTTCCTGGCTTCGGGTATCGCGTTCAACCTGCTGATCTGCCTGATCCCGCTGATCCTGATCATTTTTGCCATGGCCGGGTACACCTTCAGCAGTTCTTCCGAATTGTGGGACAACGCGGTGATTTATCTGCAGAGTCTCCTGCCGGTCTCAAGCGAATGGATTATCAACAATACCCAGCGGCTGATCAACGACCGCCAGTGGATCGGAATCCTGGGACTGGGCGGCATGGCGCTGACCGCCACGCGGCTGTTCGCCTCGCTGCGAACGGTGCTGGACAGGGTATTCGAGGCCCGGCATACGCGGGGTATCATCCACGGCAAGCTGTTCGACTTCATGATCCTCGTGCTGATCGCCACCCTGCTGGTGGTCGCGAACTTCACGTTCGCGCTGCTGCCGATCGTACTGCGGGAAAATATTCTGTTCAACAACCAGTTGTTCTCGCTGCTGCCGCTGCTGAAAAGCAAGACCGCGGCGATAGTTTTCACTTTTCTGCTCAATGCCGCCTTCATCTTTCTCTCCTACCGCTTTTTCCCCTCGCGCAGCGTGCGTACGGACACCTGCGCAATCGCCACCTCGATTGCGGTGACCGTCTTCGAGGTCAGCAAGTACCTCTACGGTTATTTTATCCTGATGTACGGGGAGTTCAACCGGATCTACGGGACCCTGGCGGCGATCGTGGCGCTGATCGTCTGGTTTTACATCTCTTCGATGGTGTACGTGATCGCCGCCGAGATCGGGTTTATCCACGAGCAGGGACGGATGCGCTCGCTGAAACGATAG
- a CDS encoding NDP-sugar synthase: MSTCTMLQVRYVILWPSTTSMWNTVSSRKSSEPAEPCGALVNGDCYYGDPDLRGALEFHERNGSLGTMVLIDMPPGESYRGVEIAGGGRLVRVAGSPGSSAGGSRTLHFTGIHILEPEFVAGIGPGFSDINSRHYPRLIEAGSPVFGYHTSFRWFDLGTPLWFLSAAAELIQESAADGSPGRALIAGAGCDLDSSSVLNGPLELGAGCRIGANAVVANSVLGKGVAVGPDARVTDSLLGDGFRVEAGKRLDGVVAAVVEQRPVISSWKEPS; this comes from the coding sequence TTGTCAACCTGCACCATGCTCCAGGTTCGGTACGTGATACTCTGGCCGAGCACGACGAGCATGTGGAATACAGTTTCGAGCCGGAAATCCTCGGAACCGGCGGAGCCTTGTGGGGCGCTCGTGAACGGCGACTGTTACTACGGGGACCCCGATCTGCGAGGCGCGCTGGAGTTCCACGAGCGCAATGGCTCGCTGGGGACGATGGTTCTGATCGACATGCCGCCGGGCGAGAGCTACCGTGGAGTGGAAATTGCCGGCGGGGGCCGACTGGTTCGGGTGGCAGGCAGTCCCGGGAGTAGCGCCGGCGGTTCGCGCACCCTGCATTTTACCGGCATCCATATTCTGGAACCGGAGTTCGTTGCGGGGATCGGCCCCGGGTTTTCGGATATCAACAGCCGGCACTACCCACGACTGATCGAAGCCGGATCACCGGTATTCGGTTACCACACCTCTTTCCGCTGGTTCGACCTGGGGACCCCGTTGTGGTTTCTCTCGGCGGCCGCTGAGTTGATACAGGAATCAGCCGCAGACGGCTCTCCAGGCCGGGCGTTAATAGCAGGTGCGGGTTGTGATCTGGACTCCTCATCAGTGCTTAACGGACCGCTTGAACTGGGAGCGGGGTGCCGGATCGGCGCTAACGCAGTCGTCGCGAATTCGGTACTGGGCAAGGGTGTTGCTGTCGGGCCGGACGCTCGTGTAACTGATTCGTTACTGGGCGACGGTTTCCGGGTGGAGGCGGGAAAGCGGCTGGACGGCGTAGTTGCCGCCGTTGTTGAGCAAAGACCGGTAATATCCAGTTGGAAAGAGCCGTCTTGA
- a CDS encoding NTP transferase domain-containing protein, with protein sequence MIAMVLAAGFGVRLRPLTQRRSKVSLSLAGVPVIVRVVRLLRAAGVERIVVNLHHAPGSVRDTLAEHDEHVEYSFEPEILGTGGALWGARERRLLLRGPRSARRAGVPRAQWLAGDDGSDRHAAGRELPWSGNCRRGPTGSGGRQSRE encoded by the coding sequence ATGATTGCCATGGTCCTGGCGGCCGGATTCGGCGTCCGGTTGCGCCCTCTCACGCAGAGACGCTCCAAAGTCTCGCTCTCCCTGGCCGGAGTCCCTGTCATTGTACGTGTGGTCCGCCTGCTGAGGGCCGCCGGCGTGGAGAGGATAGTTGTCAACCTGCACCATGCTCCAGGTTCGGTACGTGATACTCTGGCCGAGCACGACGAGCATGTGGAATACAGTTTCGAGCCGGAAATCCTCGGAACCGGCGGAGCCTTGTGGGGCGCTCGTGAACGGCGACTGTTACTACGGGGACCCCGATCTGCGAGGCGCGCTGGAGTTCCACGAGCGCAATGGCTCGCTGGGGACGATGGTTCTGATCGACATGCCGCCGGGCGAGAGCTACCGTGGAGTGGAAATTGCCGGCGGGGGCCGACTGGTTCGGGTGGCAGGCAGTCCCGGGAGTAG